From a region of the Brienomyrus brachyistius isolate T26 unplaced genomic scaffold, BBRACH_0.4 scaffold82, whole genome shotgun sequence genome:
- the LOC125726991 gene encoding cold-inducible RNA-binding protein B-like has protein sequence MSDEGKLFVGGLSFDTNEESLEEAFSKYGTIAKVDVIRDRETHRSRGFGFVTFENPEDAKDAMAAMNGKSVDGRMIRVDEAGKPGGRGGGFRGGASGGRGGGFFRGGRGRGGGGYGGDRSYSSGDRSYGGNYSSGGGYYNRDNRSQGGYSDRSGGSYRDNYDSYDSYGSHE, from the exons ATGTCCGACGAAGGGAAACTTTTTGTGGGTGGCCTGAGCTTCGACACCAACGAGGAGTCTTTGGAAGAGGCCTTCTCCAAGTACGGGACCATCGCCAAAG TTGATGTGATCAGGGACCGGGAGACGCACCGATCCCGCGGTTTCGGCTTCGTCACCTTCGAAAACCCCGAAGACGCCAAGGACGCGATGGCGGCCATGAACGGCAAG TCTGTGGACGGTAGGATGATTCGCGTGGACGAGGCGGGCAAACCCGGAGGAAGAGGCGGGGGATTTAGAGGTGGCGCCTCTGGTGGTAGGGGCGGAGGCTTCTTCAGAGGAGGCCGAGGAAGAG GTGGTGGTGGATATGGTGGCGACCGCAGCTATAGCAGTGGTGATCGTAGCTATGGGGGCAACTACTCCTCTGGGGGTGGATATTACAACAGGGACAACAG GAGTCAGGGTGGATACAGTGACCGTTCAGGGGGTTCCTACAGAGACAATTACGACAGCTATGACAGCTATG GTTCTCACGAGTGA